The sequence below is a genomic window from Pleurocapsa sp. PCC 7327.
TCGTGACTCGCATCGTTGATAAAGGTTTTCTGAGTTGTCAAAGCAGCTTGGAGGCGATCGAGCATTTTATTAAAGGTTGTCGCTAGTTCCCCCATTTCTCCACTGCTTTGTACGGGAATTCTTTTATTGAGATTTGACTCGCTAATCGAACGGGCTGTGGAGGCGAGCGATCGCAAGGGTGCTAATATCTTTCCAGAAGCCGCCCACACCAGAATTAAAGCCAAGAGTAAACCCACTAGCAAGACATAAGCGACAATGATAATGACTCCCATCGCTTCTTGCCTCTCTCCCGCCGTCGTATGGGCAATTACCAACGCGCCTCTTGCCCGTCCATCAATTATGACAGGTGTAGCCAAATAGAGAATGTTGCCGAGTTCTGGATCTGGGGTTTTCTCTTCGCCTTGCTCTTTTTTGGTCAATTTTGCCCAACGCCGCATCAGTTCAGACTCTTCGTGCAATAGTTCGGGTCGTCCTCTAGGGCTGGATCGGTAGAATCGACCGTTGAGAAAGGTAATCAAAAAGGTATCGTCTTCTGGAATCTGGCGGTAGAGAAATTCTTGGAAAATTTTCTTAAGATCTCCTTCGGTAAATGTGTCCGAGTCTGAAGATCGTTGTGCTACGAAACTCTTAAAGGTTTCCAGTTCTTCGACTAACTCTCCCTTGACTCGCCTATCTACTCCATTGAAGACTAGCTCGGCAATAATAGGGACTGAGATTCCGATAAAACCTGTCATGAGGATGCCATACCAGGCAAAAATGCGATTTCGCGTCTCCCAAAGAAATCCTCGCTCTCGGAGCGTTCGCTTTTCTTTTGTTTTCTTTGCTAAAAAATCGCCCTTGTTAACAGACTCTTGTGCCCCTACCGTCATGACTTTCCCTGTTTTTCGATGTCGTCGGGTTTTAGTCTATATGGTAAAAGCATGAATGGCGGATGTCAGTCCCATCGAACCATGCCAACAAGACTCGTATTGAGAATTTCTACTTCGGCAATAAGGAAAATAGTAGAAATAAGTGGAATAAAATCACCGTATTGGCTTCGGAGTGCGAGAAGAACTCAACAATACTAGACCGCTATACAGTTGAAAGGTGTTATCCCAGTCGGTTTCTTCTCGACGAAATAGATCGATCTGCGGATCGATGAGTTTGAGCGTATCTGAAAAATCTCTTGCCATGCCTGCAAAAGCGTTAAAGTCTGACCAGACAGGAATGGTTGCAAGTTGCTGCTGCAAAAATTGCATTAGATGATTCCACTTTTCGCTCAGTGTCGTTTGTCCGTCGGCAGACCGTTGTCGATCGAAAAAGATTATCCCTTCGTGAAACTGATATCCTCGATCCCATAGCCGCACAATGGCATTTCTCCCTGGTAAATGCAGGTCGCAGACTTTGACGTAATCCTGAATTTGCGTTTTGCGAATCAGTCTACCCCTAACATCGCGATCGACGCATTTTTCAAATAAGGGAAGTAATACTTCTACTCGTTGACTCACTTGCGACCAATCGAAATCGATCGCTACCGAGCGACCGTTTTTCTCTTGACAAATAACTGTAGCTGTGGCGAGTGCCGATTGAAAGTATCGCACTTTGTAGACCTCGATCGCGTTAATTCGGCTAATTGGCAGGCAGAAACAGGGAATTTCTGCGGCGGCGATCGCAGCGCTATAGAATCGCAGTTCTCCCAAAGAACCCGTGCGATATAATCGCCAAGAGCGAGTCGGCAGTTGTAAGCGAGCGATATAGAGGTCGAGATTCATAATTTTGGCAAATTTTTTGGCAGCGCTTTGCCTCAATTCGGGGTCGATCGCTTCTAGCACTAACACGGCTGGTTTTTGACTCCCCGGTTCTGCCATGGCGCGATCGCGTTCCTGCTGTCGTTGTTGCCGTTCGATTTGGACTAACCGCTCGATCCCCTGACGAGCTTGCGAGATAATTTTAGGGTTGGTAGCATTGCACAACACTTCCCGATATCCTTGCTCTGCGACTGCTAGATTGCCGCTAGCTTCCGCTAGGCGAGCGCTATAAAATGCAATCCAAGGATGATCCGGTTCTTGCTGTTTTAGGTCTTGTAGTAATCGGTTGGCACGTTCGCAATCTCGACGCTCGATCGCCTCGACAACTCGTTCAAGCATGGGTTAGTCGTTAGTGGTTACTGGTTAGTTATTGGTTGCTCGACACTAGCGGCAACGACAGAGACAGCCACAATCGGAGCGGTTATCGCTCTTAGGATCCGACGACCGAGAGAAACTGGCGCAAAACCAGCCGCGATCGCTCCTTTTACTTCTGCTTCCGTCCATCCGCCTTCGGGCCCGGTGGCAATGACGAGATTGTTTTTTGGCGGTTTCTCCCGAAGGTAGGTGAGTAAGTGGTTGGCTTCTATGCGAGTAACACAAATATAGCGATCGGTTTCTAAATCGTCCACTTCTATTAAAGCTTTGGCAAAGTCAATCGGCTCTAAAACCACTGGAACGATTTGCCTCTCGGACTGTTCGGCGGCTTCGGTGGCGATTTTGCGCCAGCGTTCCAATTTATTCGTGCTGGGGTTGAGTAACGTGCGATCGCTAATAGTTGGCATAAAAGCCATTGTCCCTAATTCGGTGCAGCAGCGCACGATCTCCTCAAATCCATTGCCTTTGGGCAAGGCTGTCATTAGGGTTACGGCAATGGGTAATTCTGTAGACTCGCTCAGGGGTTCGATAATCTGTGCCGACGTTCCTACCAATCGAGCGACCCAAGATTTTCCCCGTCCGTCCATTGCCACAAAGCGATCGTCTTTCCGCAATCGCAAAACTCGACTGAGGTAATGTTGCTGTTGGGAAGTAAGATGAATTTTCTCGTTTTGTTGTTGTGCGGAGTCGATAACTAAGCGATAAACCATTGCAAATTCTGCTGCGCGAGTTCAAAAAATGTGGCTCGATCGCAAACTTGCGATCGAGCCACAGACACCATCTTACTATGTCTTGTTTTATCCCAAGACTTCCATCGCTATCTTAATGTTCTGGCGAACCGAGTCAGCCGAGGCGTGCAATGCCTTTTGTTCTTCATCAGTCAGCTTCACTTCTAAAATACTTTCAACCCCGCGACATCCCAAGCGACAGGGAACGCCGAGGAAAATATCGTCTAAACCATATTGTCCTTGGAGATAGGCAGCCGCCGGGAGAAGGCGGGACCGATCGCGCAAAATTGCCTCTACCATCAAGCAACCAGAAGAGGCAGGGGCATAGTAAGCCCCTCCAGTTTGCAATAACTTGACAACTTCTGCGCCGCCATGACGAGTTCGCTCTACTAACCGTTCGATCGTTTTCTCATCCATCAGTTCGGCAATGGGAACGCCTCTGACGGTACAGTAACGAATCAAGGGCAGCATTAAATCCCCGTGTCCTCCCAGCACCATCGTACTGACATCGGCGGTACAAACTCCCAGTTCCATGGCAATAAAGGTTTGCAAGCGAGAAGAGTCGAGCACTCCTGCCATTCCCATGACTTGAAAAGCGGGAAGCCCAGTCGCTTTCCACGTCAGATAGGTCATCGCGTCTAAAGGATTTGTGATGACGATAAACTGAGCGTTGGGGGAATATTTAATGGCTTTTTGGGCTACGTCGGCTACGATCTTAGCATTGGTGTAGATGAGATCGTCCCGACTCATTCCCGGTTTGCGAGCAAGACCTGCGGTGATGACCACAATATCGGAACCGACAGTATCCTCATAGTTATTAGTGCCGATAATCTTACTGTCGTGTAATTCTATCCCTTGAGCTGCCATTAAATCTAGGGCTATTCCCTGGGGCAATCCTTCGACGATATCGATAAGGACGACATCTGCTAGATTTTTTTCAGCAATTCGCTGAGTTAAAGTTCTCCCCACGTTGCCAGCACCGATAACGGTCACGAGGGGAGATTTGCAATGAGGTGGGGTGTATGAGGAAGAGGGAGCGTTCATGAGTCCGATTGATGAGTTAATACTCATTCAGTTAGTTCTAATTGATCGATGCGAAACCAAATGTTCGGTGTCGGTACGTAGAACTTAACCAGGGCATATTCTTCATTAAGATCGACAACTTCACCCTTACTTTCAAAAATGTATGAGGGAAAGCGCGTATCGCTTGCTTTTGCCTCTAGGCTATTCTCTAGTGTTTCCCGAACAACACGAACTAAAGCACCTTTCTTGATCTTACTTGCCATAGTTGTCATCGATTGGATGTTGCTAATTGTCCAATCTAAATTTTTGCATAAAAAAGTTAAGATATTCTACAAATAAATAATGAGAATTCCGATTTAACTGGAATTCGGCGATTGTAAATCTTAACGACAACAAGTTTTTCTGGGAAAAAATTAATAATTAATTGCAAAATTTAATCTTTATTTGAATTGATAGGATAGCGAACAATTTTCTGATGTAATACGAAGTCTAACCGATCGCATTTCCTTATAATCAAACAGAAGCGATCGGGAAAAACAGTGTAATACTTTTTCCCCTGACAATTGCAAATTGCGAATTGCGAATTGTTTGAGTCACCGATTAGCCGCCAGGTTTACAGACGTTATAATCTTCGTGAGAAACCACTGCTTCTGGTGCTAGAAAGTTGCCGCAATCTCGGCAGAGCAATCGGTAATTGCGAGTAACGGGGATACTGATAACAAAGCGATCGTGCCTCAATCGCTTGCCGCGAAAGTCCCGGTAATTTCTTTGATTTGCCAGCCCTTGCATAATTTCGCGGGCTTTAACGACCACATTTTTAGGTAACGCCCTCAAATCGATGGGATCGCCGTCAAAAGTTGCATCCCAAGCATTTTTTTGCTGTCTTTTTTGTTCCCGTTCGACTTGCTCTCTGGCACATCTATGGCAAACTTGACCGTAGCCTCGATGACCGCAGGGGAAGATCTTTTTTCGTCTTGACATAGAACTGCGTGCGAGTAGAATCCGGTATTTTTTCTAGCTCATTAGCTGTTTTAACGGCTGCATCAGTTTTGACTGACAGACGCAAGCAATTAGTTCGATTTTCGGCACAATGAATGCGATTTCGACATTGAGCGATCGCTCAATGTCCAATTCATCCTAGTTGAAAAAAGCTATATCTCTAGGATACAAGTTGCGATAGTCGATCGCTTGCGCAAAAATGCAAGATCGTAGATCGTAAAGCAATTCTCATTGTGAAATTACTTGATGGAAAGCTCGACAAACAGCTTTGAGCCTTCTAATGTTATGTTTAATTGGGTAGACAAACTCGAACGCTAAATTGACGCTATGTTACGCTCCTACTTCGATACGGAAGATAACGAACGCAGACCCTTCGAGTTACCGGGGGCAAAACCGCACTACAATCCCGACCGCCCCGGACAAGTCAACCATATTTTTCTAGATTTAGTTCTCGATATCCCTAACAAAAGCGTTCGGGGAACTTGTACCATCACCTTAATTCCCGTTAGAGAGGGAATTAACCAGCTAACCCTCGATGCAGTCGATTTACAAATTGACTCGGTATTGGTCGATAACGTCAGTCAACCTTTCGACTACGATAGACAACAGCTAACCGTTCGCCTCCTCAATCCCACAGAGAATAAACCAATTCAAATTGCGATCGCCTACCGCGTCGAAAATCCCCGACGCGGACTCTATTTTATCTCCCCAGACGAACATTATCCCAACAAACCCGTCCAAGTTTGGACGCAAGGGGAAGATGAAGACTCCCGTTTCTGGTTCCCCTGTTTCGATTATCCCGGTCAATTAGCTACGTCAGAAATTCGCGTTCGCGTCCCCAAACAATTCCTTGCCATTTCTAACGGAGGACTCGTTTCTGTAGAAGAAGTCGGGGAAGACAAAATTTATCACTGGTCGCAAAAACAAGTCCATCCTACTTATTTGATGACCCTGGTAGTAGGCGATTTTGCTGAAATAGAAGACAAATGGCACGGGATTCCCGTCACCTACTACGTAGAAAAAGGACGGGAAGCAGACGGTCTTCGCAGCATGGGCAAAACCCCTCGCGCGATCGAGTTTTTCTCTCAAAAATTTGGCTACCCCTATCCCTATCCCAAGTACGCCCAAGTCTGCGTGGATGACTTTATTTTTGGCGGGATGGAAAATACTTCTACGACTCTACTGACCGACCGTTGTTTGCTGGACGAACGCGCCGCCCTCGACAACCGCAATACAGAAAGTTTAGTCGTTCACGAACTCGCCCATCAATGGTTTGGGGATCTGGTCGTCATCAAGCATTGGTCGCACGCTTGGATTAAAGAAGGAATGGCGACTTACTCGGAGGTTTTGTGGACAGAATCCGAATACGGGAAAGACGATGCCGCTTACTATCTATTAGGAGAGGCGAGGAACTATATCGATGAGGATTCCTCTCGCTATCGCCGCCCTATCGTCACTCACGTCTATCGAGACGCGATCGAACTGTACGACCGCCATTTGTATGAAAAAGGGGCTTGCGTCTATCATATGATTCGCACGATTTTGGGCGATGAATTATTTGAGAAAGCCATTCATACGTTTGTGCGAGATAACGCCCACAAAACAGTAGAAACGGTCGATTTGTTGCGGGCGATCGAAAAGGCAACCGGATATAATTTAATGTTCCTTTTCGATCAATATGTCTTCCGAGGCGGTCATCCCGACTATAAAGTTGCCTATGCTTGGGATGGAGACAGTAATTTAGCCAAACTAACAGTAACTCAAACCCAAGCCAAAGAAAATAAAAATGCCAGCAAAAGCGAATTATTCGACCTAAAAATTCCCATTGGTTTTGGCTATATTAACAATCCAGTACAACTAAAAACTTTTACCCTACGCATCCATGAGAAAGAACAAAGCTTTTATTTTCCGCTAGAGAAAAAACCCGATTTCGTCAGCTTTGATGCCGGCAATAACTTCCTCAAAACCGTCACTTTAGAGTATCCAATTCCCGAATTAAAAGCCCAACTCAAATGCGATCCCGATCCGATTTCGCGGATTCATGCAGCGGCAGCTTTGGCAAAAAAAGGCGGATTAGAAGTGATTGAAGCCCTCTGTGATACCTTAACTCAAGATCCTGTTTGGGGCGTTCGCGTAGAAGCGGCCAAACAGTTAGCTAAAATCAAATTAGACCAAGCAGGAACGGCTTTAATGAAAGGATTGCAAGACGAAAATGCTAGGGTGCGTCGCGCGGTAGTCGAAGCATTAGGAGAAATTAAAACGCCCGAATGCTATGAAGCCTTAAAAAATGTATTAGAGAAAGGCGATGCCAGTTATTATGTTGAAGCGTCAGCCGCCCGCAGTTTAGGAGGAATAATATCGGGAACTTTGAAAGAAAAAGAAGGAGAAGTTATTGACTTACTCAAGAAAGTCTTAGAAGAACGTTCCGGTTGGAATCAAGTCGTAACTTCCGGTGCAATTGGTGGATTAAGTAATCTCAAAACTTCTTCTGCCGCTGTCGATATTATTCTCGACTATACCAAACTTGGAATTCCTCAACCTTTGCGATTGGCTTCTATTCGTGCGTTAGGAACAATTTCTGTCGGTCAAACTCCCGATAAAGTCGAGGCAATTTTAGAACGATTAGAAGCAATTTCTAAGGAAAGTTTCTTCTTGACTCAAGTTGCGGTTACTTCTGCTTTGGGACAAATGGAAACCCCTAAAGCCATTGGTATCCTTCAATCTTTGGCAGAACAAACGTCCGATGGGAGAGTCCGTCGCCTGGCAGAAGAAGCTGTTGAAAAAGTGCAGAAAAACTTGGGTTCCGATAAAGCCATTAAAGAATTGCGGGAGGAATTAGAGAAAATTAAACAAGAAAATCAAGAACTCAAAAGTCGCGTCGCCGAATTAGAAGCAAAAGCAAAATAAGTTTCAAGTTTCACTTACCTCAAGCGGCTACTTTCTCGACCGCAATTCTTAATAATTTAATTAAAAACTAGCGTTTCAATCTTCTGAATGTCTATCTTTCCCAAGATAGATTAGTGCAGTTTGCCATAAATCTAATATCAATGTATCGTGTTAATTTGAGAATGGCTTAAGATTTATAGCAGCACATCTAGCTCATGCGTCAAATTTCTTCAACTACTACCAAAAATCTCTTACAAAATCCTATTTCGTGGCTACACAGTCTTTGGAAATTTTCTCGTCCTCATACCATCATTGGTACTAGCCTTAGCGTTCTTGCTTTATATATCATCGCGATCGCAAACCTTGAGAATTCTGTTAAATTAGAAAATTTATGGCAGCTTTTAGGAACTTGGATTGCTTGTTTGTGCGGCAACATTTATATTGTGGGATTAAATCAACTAGAAGATGTTGCTATTGACGAAATTAATAAACCCCACCTCCCGATTGCCGCAGGAGAATTTTCTCGAAAACAAGGACAGTCGATTATAGGGATTACGGGGATATTGGCGCTAGTTTTAGCTGGATTTTTGGGAAGTTGGTTATTAGTAACGGTTAGTATTAGTTTAGTTATTGGTACGGCTTATTCTTTAACGCCAATTCGCTTAAAAAGATTTCCTTTTTGGGCAGCATTATGTATTTTTACCGTGCGAGGGGTAATCGTAAATTTAGGACTTTTTTTGCATTTTAGAAAAACTTTACAAGGTCAAGAATCGATTCTTCCTTCTGTGTGGGTATTGACGTTATTTATTTTGGTATTTACCGTAGCGATCGCAATCTTTAAAGATGTCCCAGACATGGAAGGAGATAAGCAATATAATATCACGACTTTTACATTACTTTTGGGCAAGCAAGCCGTATTTAACCTCGCTCGTTGGGTAATTACCCTATGTTATTTGGGAACGATCCTAGCTGGAATTGGACGAATTCCGGGCGTAAATTCAGGGTTTCTCGTTCTTAGTCATGGAGGCTTGTTAATATTGCTGTGGTGGCGGAGTTGGGAGGTAGACTTGGAAAATAAAAACGCGATCGCGCAATTTTATCAATTTATTTGGAAGCTATTTTTCCTGGAATACTTATTCTTTCCTGCTGCTTGTATTCTGCAATGAAAATTCAATACTATTGCCTAGCAATCTTAGCATCGATCGTTGGCGGTTCTAAAGCTCCTGCATCCAATGCGATCGATACAACGAAACTATCGGGAAATATTAGCTTAACCCTGGAAAAGGGAGTATGGAAACTTTGGCAGGAAAAACCCACTTATCAGAATATAACTATAGATCTGGCTTGCGACAGAGGTCAGTGCGAATCGGAAGCTTGGGCATATGCCCCTCAATTCAATCAAGACGTGGATCATCAGGGAACGGTTGAAGTTACCCGTTTAGATAATGTTTGGCAACTGAAAGTCAAGCTGAAAATTCAATCTCATCCCTGGCAAAAAACCCCCTTTCAAGAAGCCGACTATATTATCGAACTAATCCCCCATCAAGGCAAACTCATCGGCAGTTACGCGGGCAGGTTCAACAATCGTTCTCTAAGCGGCAAAGTCAGTGGCACGACCGCTCTCCATTGGCCCAAACCCATTGCCAACTTTCAGCCAGTTCGTCCTCAAGAACATCCCCGATTGGTTTTCCGCAGCGACGAACTGCCAGCCCTGCGAGAGAAAGCAAAAACTCCTACAGGGCAAGCAATTCTGGCTCAACTAAAACAAACCCTTGCTCGACAAACAATTTATTATGAAGGTTACGTCCCCAATGGGGGGTATCACGCGGCAGGATACTGTTTCCTGTCTCTGATAAACGAGAACAAACAAGCAGCAGAAAGCGCTTGGCAAATCGTGGAAAATTCCATGAAAACGCCGGGGAAGAGATTATTTGAACAGGGTCCCATCGTCGCGGGAGTCGCGATCGCCTACGACCTCTGTTACAATACCTGGAGTAAAGAACGCCTCAAAAAAGTTACCCGTTGGCTAGCGGGTCAGTCAGTCTGGCTACTAGAGGGAGATACGCCCAAAAGGGGTTGGAACAGCAATGATTGGAGCAATTGGAATGCTAGAGCGCGCAGTGCAGGGGGATTAGCCGCCTTAGCAATTCTCTACGAACCCGATGAATTTTTCTCCAGATTCATCGACGTTCGACGACTGTCAAAGCTAGCAGAACGCCGGATCGCACGTTATCTAATCACTGCCGTTGGCGATCGCGCCTTTGGGACGGAAGGCGATCACTATACAACGGAACCTTGGGTTCTAAGCCTTCTCCCCTATCTACAAGCTTACCGCAATGTCGTCGGCAAAGACCTAGTGAAAGGGTCGAGTGCCGAATGGTTTTTACCGCAATACATGATGCGGATAGTTGAAAGAGGGAACGAGTTAGCCGTCCCTACCTATGGGCGGAGTCGTCGCTATGCAGGCGAATCGATATTTACTGTGGGAATGGGAACTGTCCCAGAACGATTTCTGCCGGGAGTAAAATGGGTGTTCCGTCGCAACTTTGGCATGGAGGGGAATAAAACCTTCGGCATCAGCAATCCCTACGAAGCTGCTTTCGTTCTCAAAGGATATCGAGAAGATATTCCTGCTAAGAATCCTGGAGAAATTTTGGATCGCGTCTTGACAGACGAAAGGAAAGGCTTCTATGTCTTCCGCAACCAGTGGCAAGGCAGCAAGGATTTTGTCGCCAGTATCTACCTCAAGCGACAACCATTGAGGGGTTCTTGGTCGTTTCCCGATGTAGGCAGTTTTCGCATTTGGGGGTTAGGAGGACGTTGGGCAAATCCCGGCGTTTCCGATAAGGACGGTCAATGGACAGATGAAAATGCGGTGGTCATACCCGACGCGAGACCGTGGAATTCTGCTCAACCGACTTTCTTTGTTTCTAACAAGAATGGTTCGGGAATCGTCAGTTTGAGAAGTGACGATAACGTGCCTGAAAATAGCAACTCTCCCGTAGGGATTGGCTTAGTGCGATCGTTTGCCGTCGATTATAGCGGGTCTTCGGGAGCGCCCGGACTATTTGCAGTAGTAGATAAATTTGTCGGGTCGCCAGAAGCCAAAGAATTTCAGAATAAAATTTGGGTGATGAATACGGAAGGGAAGGTAACGATTGAAGATCGCACCTTTACTATTGAGGCTGCCAATGGCGCGACCATGAAAGGAACTTTTGTTACGCCTTCCCAAGTAAAAATCTCCTATGAAAAAACCAAATCTGGCGGGAAAATTTTGGCGACGGGCGGCAATGAGTTCTTTGTCGTGATGACGGTGCAGAAGGGTCAAGCCCCTCCGGTAAAGATTTCTGGAGAAGGGTTAGATGCGATGGTTCGCATTGGCAAGCAAACCGTTCACTTCGGGCGCGATCGCATTTTTTTGGGAGTCTTTTAAGTTTCTCTGGAAAACTCCAATCCTGGTTGAGTTTTCCAGAGCGATCGAGTTTTATATGCAAGCGATCGCATTACTACAAGCCCAAATTAGTAGTTATGGTGCAATGGAGCTGGAACTATTTCACTTGCGGACGCGGCGCTCGTCTGATTGCGGGAGAAAGTACTTTAGTCCAGAATGAAGGAACTTTTTTACTTAACAATACAGTTTATCCTCAAAAAAATCTTCACAGGCAACCGGAATGATTTCCTTGAGTCCAAGACTTTCGAGATAGGCAATCCATCCTTCAGGCGTATCTTCTATTGGTAGTATTCCTAAGACTCTGGCAACATCTGCAATCCAAGGAACTGTTGAAATTCTGTACCCTTGCCAGTTTTCGCCGAGAGATATCCAATCGGGAACTTCGCTATGGTTAAAATCGAGTGACAACTCGTAACTAGCTCTAAAGCAGTGCATCCTACTCATCGAGTATCTTTATTGACTTAATCGATTAACTACAGGAAAAGTCGATCGCTATTTACGAATATAAACAAATAATAATCATGACAAAGTTAAGAAAAGCCAATATTTTTTGGTTTGATTTCTTTTTTACTCATGAAAATTAACAAATTTGTCTACAATTTAGAAAATCTAGAGGAAATGCTCAAGGAAGATTTTGAGGTGTTATAATATTAAAAATTATAAATAACTTATAGCATGACTTGACAAAAACATCATGCTATGTGTCGACAATGTAAGAATGAGGTTCTATCTATCATGACATCCGTGCCGCTCGATCGATTATCCTTAGAATTATCAGTCGTTGAGTTTTTTGGGCAATCTGCTGGGAGATGGAAATCCCAACGACGGTACTACACTCTTAAGCAGGATGTCGAACCTCAAGAAGTCGTCAGTCTTCTAACCATTCGGTTTTTAGATCGAGGAGCGCCCGAACTGATCGAATTGGCGCAATTGCACGAACTAAAAGATGAAACCTCTCTGATTTGCGGAACCGAGGTAACTTGGGAAAGCAATTACACCAGAACCGTTCGCAAGCCATCGGTTGGGTCTACTATCTTCGGCGTAAAAGGAAATATTTTGTATCGCGATCGCGGTTTTGCCACTACCGAACCCGTCATCGCTACCTATTCTTTTGTCAATCCCAAAACGCTGTGCTTGAGAACTGAATATAGCGGATCTGTCTTCGAGGAAGAGATAAAGCTGATTGGCAATAATTACAGAACTCGACAGACAATTATTTCGCGCTCCGGACAAGAACTCACCATCGGTCAATATCTGGAGAAACGAATCGCTTAAACGTTTGAAAGTCTGAAAGCCAGTCTGAGCCTTCAAGATCCTAAAGATTACAGATTGTTACTTTGTTTTTAATAAATGAGACGAGGGGAACGCTCGTTGAGTATTTTCTAGATCGATTGGTCAACGACTGTTGCCCAAACCCAATAACAAAGTAACTTTTTCTAAGATTAAGGAGAGCTCAATGCTTGACGCTTTTTCCAGAGCAGTAATTAATGCTGATAGCAAAACCGCTTGTATTGGTGGCGAAGAATTAGCTTCTCTCAGAAGTTTTATTGCACAGGGGAACAAACGCCTAGATGCAGTCAACGCGATCGCCAGCAATGCAAGCTGTTGCGTTTCTGATGCTATTGCTGGGATGATTTGCGAAAACACCGGACTAATTCAAGCGGGTGGAAACTGCTATCCCAACCGTCGCATGGCTGCTTGCTTACGCGATGGAGAGATCATCCTCCGCTACGTGACCTACGCCTTGCTAGCTGGCGATGCTTCCGTACTCGACGATCGCTGCTTGAATGGTCTCAAAGAGACCTATGTGGCTTTAGGCGTACCTCTCCAGTCCGCCGCTCGCGCTGTTTCCATTATGAAGGCAATTTGCGTCGCTCACATCAACAACACCAATAAAATGTACGAAGGAACGAGTAAGTTCCGCAAGATGGACACCCCTCAAGGCGATTGCTCCGCTCTATCTGCCGAGTGCGCTAGCTACTTCGATCGCGTTATAGCTGCCCTGAGCTAAGTCAACGCTAATAGCGATCGACCAATTGAATTGAAACAAACTGTCAAAAATAACTATTCTGGAGAAATCGAAACATGAAATCAGTTGTGACGACTGTTATTAGCGCTGCTGATGCAGCAGGTCGGTTCCCCAGCGGCTCTGACCTAGAATCCGTTCAAGGGAGCATCCAGCGTGCAGCCGCTCGTTTGGAAGCTGC
It includes:
- a CDS encoding cell wall metabolism sensor histidine kinase WalK → MTVGAQESVNKGDFLAKKTKEKRTLRERGFLWETRNRIFAWYGILMTGFIGISVPIIAELVFNGVDRRVKGELVEELETFKSFVAQRSSDSDTFTEGDLKKIFQEFLYRQIPEDDTFLITFLNGRFYRSSPRGRPELLHEESELMRRWAKLTKKEQGEEKTPDPELGNILYLATPVIIDGRARGALVIAHTTAGERQEAMGVIIIVAYVLLVGLLLALILVWAASGKILAPLRSLASTARSISESNLNKRIPVQSSGEMGELATTFNKMLDRLQAALTTQKTFINDASHELRTPIAIVRGHLELMGDDPQEQQETIELVIDELDRMNRMVDDLILLAKSERPNCLQLETIDISLLTQELCTKAAALADRNWQLDAQATGFIVGDRQRLTQAMMNLTENAVQYTTETDTIAIGTAIAPNCVRLWVRDTGVGIAERDRERIFEHFARASNSRRRSDGSGLGLSIVRAIAQAHGGRVELVSRVGIGSTFTLVLPLEPPQEKFGRK
- a CDS encoding tetratricopeptide repeat protein; this encodes MLERVVEAIERRDCERANRLLQDLKQQEPDHPWIAFYSARLAEASGNLAVAEQGYREVLCNATNPKIISQARQGIERLVQIERQQRQQERDRAMAEPGSQKPAVLVLEAIDPELRQSAAKKFAKIMNLDLYIARLQLPTRSWRLYRTGSLGELRFYSAAIAAAEIPCFCLPISRINAIEVYKVRYFQSALATATVICQEKNGRSVAIDFDWSQVSQRVEVLLPLFEKCVDRDVRGRLIRKTQIQDYVKVCDLHLPGRNAIVRLWDRGYQFHEGIIFFDRQRSADGQTTLSEKWNHLMQFLQQQLATIPVWSDFNAFAGMARDFSDTLKLIDPQIDLFRREETDWDNTFQLYSGLVLLSSSRTPKPIR
- a CDS encoding 16S rRNA (uracil(1498)-N(3))-methyltransferase; the encoded protein is MVYRLVIDSAQQQNEKIHLTSQQQHYLSRVLRLRKDDRFVAMDGRGKSWVARLVGTSAQIIEPLSESTELPIAVTLMTALPKGNGFEEIVRCCTELGTMAFMPTISDRTLLNPSTNKLERWRKIATEAAEQSERQIVPVVLEPIDFAKALIEVDDLETDRYICVTRIEANHLLTYLREKPPKNNLVIATGPEGGWTEAEVKGAIAAGFAPVSLGRRILRAITAPIVAVSVVAASVEQPITNQ
- the mdh gene encoding malate dehydrogenase; this translates as MNAPSSSYTPPHCKSPLVTVIGAGNVGRTLTQRIAEKNLADVVLIDIVEGLPQGIALDLMAAQGIELHDSKIIGTNNYEDTVGSDIVVITAGLARKPGMSRDDLIYTNAKIVADVAQKAIKYSPNAQFIVITNPLDAMTYLTWKATGLPAFQVMGMAGVLDSSRLQTFIAMELGVCTADVSTMVLGGHGDLMLPLIRYCTVRGVPIAELMDEKTIERLVERTRHGGAEVVKLLQTGGAYYAPASSGCLMVEAILRDRSRLLPAAAYLQGQYGLDDIFLGVPCRLGCRGVESILEVKLTDEEQKALHASADSVRQNIKIAMEVLG
- a CDS encoding NAD(P)H-quinone oxidoreductase subunit O — protein: MASKIKKGALVRVVRETLENSLEAKASDTRFPSYIFESKGEVVDLNEEYALVKFYVPTPNIWFRIDQLELTE